In the Hyphomicrobiales bacterium genome, one interval contains:
- a CDS encoding HTH araC/xylS-type domain-containing protein, with amino-acid sequence MKSQFVSIEDVVEAIASQCDGARRRDGRGFNRADAQEGGRLSALRRQDMAWSEADARKAIELAAKYPGQAAALLSGGSETRAAGIEKALRGGRVPLRDNPIQDSEQKAYCYAGLSPGGRYVYFWRLAWIDDLPGLTSRLRGLSRLRHGARAIWFRTDKAELTINGARKRADRLSIDFNGTTQAGIIQAAKAHGFLLEPAIAEPMDREVDHLRHNERAVWLHSGIRDGKRGTWAVFDLMSKNEQFSAIIKHHFRGQFDCRPDDDWNWYVAYDAETAPKLRQVALKFGFAQSPDFASGFRRSPSPSPSTIRT; translated from the coding sequence ATGAAATCGCAGTTCGTCTCCATTGAAGACGTCGTCGAGGCGATTGCGTCCCAATGCGATGGCGCGCGTCGACGCGACGGCCGAGGCTTCAACCGAGCCGATGCACAGGAGGGAGGTCGACTGTCGGCCCTTCGGCGTCAGGACATGGCCTGGTCTGAGGCGGACGCGCGCAAGGCAATCGAGCTGGCGGCGAAATACCCGGGACAGGCGGCCGCGCTCCTTTCTGGAGGAAGCGAGACGCGCGCTGCAGGCATCGAAAAGGCGCTGCGCGGCGGACGCGTTCCTTTGCGCGACAATCCGATCCAGGATTCAGAGCAGAAGGCCTATTGCTATGCGGGCCTCTCGCCTGGCGGACGCTACGTCTATTTCTGGCGGCTTGCATGGATCGACGATCTGCCAGGACTAACCAGTCGCCTGCGTGGCCTCTCCCGCTTGCGCCATGGCGCCCGCGCAATCTGGTTCCGGACCGATAAAGCGGAATTGACCATCAACGGAGCCAGAAAGCGCGCTGACCGCCTCTCGATCGACTTCAACGGCACGACACAGGCAGGGATCATCCAGGCCGCGAAGGCGCACGGGTTCCTGCTGGAGCCGGCGATTGCTGAGCCGATGGATCGCGAGGTCGACCACCTGCGCCACAACGAGCGCGCGGTCTGGCTCCACAGCGGCATCAGGGACGGCAAGCGCGGGACCTGGGCCGTATTCGACCTGATGAGCAAGAACGAGCAGTTCTCAGCCATCATCAAGCATCACTTTCGCGGACAGTTCGATTGCCGTCCGGACGACGACTGGAACTGGTACGTCGCCTATGATGCCGAAACGGCTCCGAAGCTGCGCCAGGTCGCCCTCAAATTCGGTTTCGCACAGAGCCCGGATTTCGCCTCCGGCTTCCGGCGCAGTCCTTCCCCATCGCCATCCACCATTCGGACCTGA
- a CDS encoding membrane hypothetical protein (Evidence 5 : Unknown function) — protein sequence MAGAGAEAVAAAGFVAAFALADLPFEAAGLAAGAFSAAFGAGAAAGASAAAVADEAPSIEAAGLAPPFLDDFFGAAGAAATAFSAAGSFAGLFAGSLLAAALTLDWPFEALAAAFAGTAALAFAEDFAEAGALPVVEILAGAAGLASDGAAAAAGLALDLAFDEALLFAAGLAAGDLSACAGAAAAQAASEAGVPFSGAGASAFTESSLAFVAAGFEVFFRAAVAAAVLFEPAPFEPAAGFFMFKSSNGVSMRNLFSCPVQVNDRGQNMLTFQADRTILTGINPCKGK from the coding sequence GTGGCCGGCGCGGGAGCTGAAGCGGTGGCCGCGGCCGGCTTCGTTGCTGCCTTTGCACTAGCAGACTTGCCCTTCGAGGCAGCAGGCTTGGCTGCCGGGGCCTTCTCAGCTGCCTTCGGCGCCGGTGCAGCTGCGGGAGCTTCGGCTGCCGCGGTTGCCGACGAGGCGCCGTCGATTGAGGCCGCTGGCTTGGCGCCGCCCTTCTTGGACGACTTCTTCGGCGCCGCTGGTGCTGCAGCCACGGCCTTTTCTGCGGCTGGCTCGTTCGCAGGGCTCTTTGCAGGCTCGCTCTTGGCCGCAGCGCTGACGCTCGACTGGCCCTTCGAGGCTTTGGCTGCCGCCTTTGCCGGCACAGCGGCCTTGGCCTTCGCGGAGGACTTCGCGGAAGCGGGTGCCTTGCCGGTTGTCGAGATCTTGGCAGGCGCCGCCGGCTTGGCTTCGGACGGCGCGGCGGCAGCCGCAGGCTTGGCGCTGGACTTAGCCTTCGATGAAGCTTTGCTTTTCGCCGCGGGCTTGGCCGCGGGCGACTTGTCGGCCTGCGCCGGAGCGGCAGCGGCCCAGGCGGCGTCGGAAGCGGGCGTACCCTTTTCGGGCGCCGGCGCATCTGCCTTTACCGAATCCTCGTTAGCCTTCGTGGCAGCCGGCTTTGAGGTTTTCTTCCGAGCGGCAGTGGCGGCGGCAGTCCTCTTCGAACCGGCGCCTTTCGAGCCGGCAGCTGGCTTTTTCATGTTCAAATCCTCGAATGGCGTGAGCATGCGCAATCTGTTCTCATGCCCAGTCCAAGTCAATGATCGAGGCCAAAATATGCTTACCTTTCAAGCGGATCGCACCATTTTGACAGGGATTAATCCTTGCAAGGGAAAATGA
- a CDS encoding ATP-dependent DNA helicase RecQ: protein MSERAFHAVDLPSKRASVPGEDPLAALTRIFGHGTFRGVQKSAVDSILAGVDVLGLMPTGGGKSLCFQIPALVLPGMALVVSPLLALMRDQVDGLRRRGVRAAAVAGEDSQSADERREILGLAASGSLDILYLSPERLGTPAFQSLLRQLQVSLVAIDEAHCVCEWGRDFRPAYMELPQHLEAIRAPRIALTASATPAMTAEIKERLLRGNVRELRMSFDRPNITINARRVVEPLADLDRLVKERPVAGSTIVYLPTRQGTEEAAALLSPDGRSAAAYHAGLPDLERKRVQDAFLAGEIPTICATTAFGMGVDHPNTRRVVYVGIPASIIDYYQGIGRAGRDGLPAESHLLWSDADVARRARLAITLEGPARRREVGRMETVLGLAHTPGCRRATLLRCFGEETPAPCGNCDLCMSSPARVERGDLARATIRLAGRLGEDSSVSILNEALLASPSSRVRSMRLDSLPEYGFAKRLRIQDCRPLIRQIVGLGYLDVSETTGAVLPTVAGKAHMRSTEPIYLVDHIKEAIRTSRGAGDRRDVYWQAILTARDECAKRLSTDPTRLLDEKTALKLVAAVDSDEDSRLLLSRLPTGLGSAIEEARVRNAKRRDMPAALSLSLF from the coding sequence GTGTCTGAGCGCGCATTTCACGCCGTTGACCTGCCAAGCAAGCGCGCAAGCGTCCCAGGCGAAGACCCCCTGGCGGCGCTGACACGCATTTTTGGACACGGAACCTTTCGAGGCGTCCAAAAATCCGCTGTTGATTCCATCCTTGCCGGGGTCGATGTCCTTGGTCTCATGCCTACCGGCGGTGGCAAAAGCCTCTGTTTCCAGATTCCGGCTCTCGTTCTCCCCGGAATGGCCTTGGTGGTGAGCCCGCTGCTTGCTTTGATGCGTGACCAGGTTGATGGACTGCGTCGAAGGGGCGTACGGGCTGCCGCGGTCGCGGGCGAAGACTCTCAGTCGGCGGACGAGCGGCGCGAAATTCTCGGGCTCGCCGCCTCGGGAAGCCTGGATATCCTTTACCTTTCCCCGGAGCGCCTCGGCACGCCAGCCTTTCAAAGCTTGCTCCGCCAGCTGCAGGTCAGCCTCGTTGCCATCGATGAGGCGCACTGCGTCTGCGAGTGGGGACGGGACTTCCGACCCGCCTACATGGAGCTCCCGCAGCACTTGGAGGCCATCAGGGCTCCCAGGATCGCACTGACCGCCTCCGCGACCCCAGCGATGACAGCGGAGATCAAGGAACGGCTCCTGCGCGGGAATGTTCGCGAGCTGCGTATGAGCTTCGACCGGCCGAACATTACGATCAACGCACGGCGGGTGGTTGAGCCGCTTGCGGACCTTGACCGGCTTGTGAAAGAGCGTCCGGTCGCCGGATCCACGATCGTCTACCTACCGACGCGTCAGGGAACCGAAGAGGCAGCGGCCCTGCTTAGCCCTGACGGCCGATCGGCAGCCGCTTATCACGCTGGCCTTCCTGACCTGGAACGGAAGCGGGTCCAGGACGCCTTCCTGGCAGGGGAGATCCCGACGATCTGCGCGACGACGGCCTTTGGCATGGGTGTCGACCATCCCAACACCCGGCGTGTGGTCTATGTCGGAATCCCCGCTTCCATCATCGACTACTACCAGGGCATTGGACGCGCTGGACGCGACGGCCTGCCGGCGGAATCCCACCTCCTCTGGAGCGACGCCGATGTCGCGCGGCGTGCCCGCCTTGCCATTACCCTGGAAGGCCCTGCGCGCCGTCGAGAGGTTGGTCGGATGGAAACTGTCCTCGGCCTGGCCCACACGCCCGGCTGCCGGCGAGCTACGCTCCTCCGCTGCTTCGGGGAGGAAACCCCGGCGCCCTGTGGCAACTGCGACCTCTGTATGTCTTCACCGGCACGCGTCGAGCGTGGCGATCTTGCTCGCGCCACGATCCGGCTAGCAGGGCGTCTCGGGGAAGACTCTTCGGTCTCGATATTGAACGAGGCCCTCCTGGCGAGCCCGTCGTCCCGGGTCCGAAGCATGAGGCTCGACAGCCTGCCGGAGTATGGCTTCGCCAAGCGTCTGCGCATCCAGGATTGCCGTCCACTCATTCGCCAGATCGTGGGGCTGGGTTATCTCGACGTCAGCGAAACCACGGGCGCGGTGCTCCCGACGGTCGCTGGCAAGGCGCACATGCGCAGCACCGAGCCGATCTACCTCGTCGACCATATCAAGGAGGCCATCCGAACGTCTCGCGGCGCCGGCGATCGCCGGGATGTTTACTGGCAGGCGATCCTGACCGCTCGCGATGAGTGCGCGAAGCGGCTCTCGACGGATCCTACCCGGCTCCTCGACGAGAAGACCGCGCTGAAGCTCGTTGCGGCCGTCGATAGCGACGAGGATAGCCGCTTGCTGCTCTCGCGGCTCCCCACGGGCCTGGGGAGCGCGATCGAGGAAGCTCGGGTCCGAAACGCAAAGCGACGGGACATGCCCGCCGCTCTTAGTCTATCGCTGTTCTGA
- a CDS encoding hypothetical protein (Evidence 5 : Unknown function), producing MLRELHVGGSEVPSPLADAVRLIDGNEADLQLAEQALKGWRAEALRGKVKDIQASRGGEPENFAPLVRRLRVFARDRGSPYAPSTQSINLVTHQSKQRAHHQGHSGENESRNLETEAFATAGRHETKDIDPGKDGINSGFLDASKGSVSKNACQRRQGVFAWDACALAWQVNGVKCALRHDSSCYPHHLNLRISSATTKECRASP from the coding sequence GTGCTGCGGGAGCTCCATGTAGGCGGGTCGGAAGTCCCGTCCCCACTCGCAGACGCAGTGCGCCTCATCGATGGCAACGAGGCTGACCTGCAGCTGGCGGAGCAAGCTTTGAAAGGCTGGCGTGCCGAGGCGCTCCGGGGAAAGGTAAAGGATATCCAGGCTTCCCGAGGCGGCGAGCCCGAGAATTTCGCGCCGCTCGTCCGCCGACTGAGAGTCTTCGCCCGCGACCGCGGCAGCCCGTACGCCCCTTCGACGCAGTCCATCAACCTGGTCACGCATCAAAGCAAGCAGCGGGCTCACCACCAAGGCCATTCCGGGGAGAACGAGAGCCGGAATCTGGAAACAGAGGCTTTTGCCACCGCCGGTAGGCATGAGACCAAGGACATCGACCCCGGCAAGGATGGAATCAACAGCGGATTTTTGGACGCCTCGAAAGGTTCCGTGTCCAAAAATGCGTGTCAGCGCCGCCAGGGGGTCTTCGCCTGGGACGCTTGCGCGCTTGCTTGGCAGGTCAACGGCGTGAAATGCGCGCTCAGACACGACTCATCCTGTTATCCACACCACCTGAATTTGAGGATTTCCTCCGCTACCACCAAGGAGTGTCGCGCTTCGCCATAG
- a CDS encoding hypothetical protein (Evidence 5 : Unknown function), with translation MKPGTRGREPSYRPEQDRPGISIDIHRNADFHPQGMSLGPIALSYEMAYPKVLRALKLKECLVTVTDFKSRRPVS, from the coding sequence GTGAAGCCGGGAACCAGAGGACGGGAGCCGAGTTACCGACCGGAACAAGATCGACCCGGGATTTCTATAGACATTCATAGAAATGCCGACTTTCACCCTCAAGGAATGTCGCTAGGACCGATTGCACTCTCTTACGAAATGGCCTATCCCAAAGTCCTAAGAGCTTTGAAATTGAAGGAATGCCTCGTCACCGTCACGGATTTTAAGTCGCGAAGGCCAGTATCTTAA
- a CDS encoding conserved hypothetical protein (Evidence 4 : Unknown function but conserved in other organisms) has protein sequence MASDRSGISEIAAMTTEIVGGWVRNPNTTIPKDDLIPFIKDVHDTMTGIVKQDIASGLVQRAGSPAPLPEIAPPVRAALPAVTAPAAPSKALAPEAMKSLEGSRAFIPVIAHEGQIVAERVWPTATPAMRKKFMEIMKEHNIPTRSDGTPVPRTVDGQHIADKRMTVVDPIGGGRFKMLRRHIEVSYGMDYPMLLAMFKLSKEQLPHAGPAYSEQKAMQARASGLGKHSKSRDGGARKSPRAKKVAATA, from the coding sequence ATGGCGTCAGATCGCAGCGGAATCAGCGAAATCGCGGCCATGACCACCGAAATCGTCGGCGGTTGGGTTCGGAACCCGAACACGACCATCCCCAAGGACGACCTGATCCCGTTCATCAAGGACGTTCACGACACCATGACCGGGATCGTGAAGCAGGACATAGCATCAGGCCTCGTCCAGCGCGCCGGCTCGCCGGCGCCCCTGCCTGAGATTGCGCCGCCAGTTCGCGCCGCGCTGCCGGCAGTGACTGCTCCGGCGGCGCCGAGCAAGGCGCTTGCTCCGGAAGCCATGAAGTCTCTTGAAGGATCGCGTGCGTTCATTCCGGTGATCGCCCATGAAGGTCAAATCGTTGCTGAGCGGGTCTGGCCGACCGCCACGCCGGCGATGCGCAAGAAGTTCATGGAGATCATGAAGGAGCACAACATCCCGACGCGGTCGGATGGAACTCCTGTGCCGCGCACGGTCGATGGCCAGCACATCGCCGACAAGCGGATGACCGTGGTCGATCCGATCGGGGGCGGGCGCTTCAAGATGCTGCGTCGCCACATCGAGGTGAGTTACGGCATGGACTATCCGATGCTGCTCGCCATGTTCAAGCTGAGCAAGGAACAGCTCCCTCACGCCGGCCCGGCTTACTCCGAGCAGAAGGCGATGCAGGCTCGTGCGAGCGGCCTCGGCAAGCACTCCAAGTCCCGCGATGGCGGTGCACGGAAGTCGCCCCGCGCCAAGAAAGTCGCGGCGACCGCCTGA
- a CDS encoding conserved hypothetical protein (Evidence 4 : Unknown function but conserved in other organisms) → MSNLSAPANELTASVQAAVREALHRGMRTSEGRGVTAGPIFLALWIVAIGTLLEAAEPADAIALLENRAIDIRGFGHNADSAVIRLTDDTVKRRAMEAAYAAEIIHNSLEEFAIDPGDEWDPSPQVILDEAIAILREAWGPLHLRRAIAGQIEAIGVGADRAVLPEEPSTLNSAALRRPSTVEPERFSRAARKAELSMSFAPYRSQVVWVAVIALSNAGRRTAEVREIAGISNSHDMKLGEIDGCLEAVRSLGIGGKSDEIILRTESGFLATALELSLAGNVPEMHGDEAKAWSEIIDTLTRWQSRIIHRGTGAARPIDEKADRILRRRLADLAQGGTEATVPA, encoded by the coding sequence TTGTCAAACCTCTCTGCCCCCGCAAACGAGCTAACTGCGTCCGTGCAAGCGGCTGTTCGCGAGGCATTGCATCGCGGGATGCGCACGTCGGAGGGGAGGGGTGTCACCGCCGGCCCCATCTTCCTGGCCCTGTGGATTGTGGCGATCGGGACGCTACTGGAAGCCGCGGAGCCTGCTGACGCGATCGCCCTGCTTGAAAATCGCGCGATCGACATCCGAGGCTTCGGGCATAACGCAGACAGCGCTGTCATACGGCTGACGGATGACACGGTGAAGCGCCGAGCGATGGAAGCGGCGTACGCGGCCGAGATCATTCACAACTCGCTTGAGGAATTTGCCATCGACCCGGGTGATGAGTGGGACCCTTCCCCTCAGGTCATTCTCGATGAAGCCATAGCCATTCTCCGGGAGGCATGGGGGCCGCTTCATCTTCGCAGGGCGATCGCCGGTCAAATCGAGGCCATTGGCGTCGGCGCGGACCGTGCAGTCCTTCCCGAAGAGCCATCGACACTCAATTCCGCCGCCCTGCGCCGGCCGTCCACGGTAGAGCCCGAACGCTTCTCTCGCGCCGCAAGAAAGGCGGAGCTGTCGATGTCCTTTGCTCCCTACAGGAGTCAAGTGGTCTGGGTTGCTGTCATTGCTCTGTCGAATGCCGGCCGGCGGACTGCCGAGGTTCGCGAGATCGCTGGTATCTCGAACTCGCACGATATGAAGTTGGGCGAGATCGACGGGTGCCTAGAGGCGGTTCGCTCGCTTGGGATCGGCGGCAAGTCCGACGAAATTATCCTTCGCACCGAGTCTGGTTTCCTGGCCACAGCACTTGAACTCTCCCTCGCTGGAAATGTCCCTGAAATGCACGGTGATGAAGCCAAGGCCTGGTCGGAGATCATCGACACGCTGACGCGCTGGCAGAGCCGCATCATCCACCGCGGAACCGGGGCGGCACGCCCCATTGATGAGAAGGCTGACCGCATCCTGCGTCGGCGCCTCGCAGACCTGGCACAGGGCGGAACCGAGGCTACCGTTCCGGCTTGA
- a CDS encoding YkuD domain-containing protein has protein sequence MNRRSFLLSASALLIQPAAQASGTTADVLRAELPRVCGRRAAAIEATLARLARLRPPGSGKTITVDIPSQQLATYEDGRTVMESRVVIGDEGWRTPDLDTSATYVRVNPTWTVPESIINARRWREKLANNPRYFERLDFRVVAGGRSMSPTEAAERGLRPTSFVQQPGRNNALGVVKIGLAAGNSVYLHDTNDADAFGEDDRAQSHGCIRVEKAMELAGWVLGMSEGEISRLQRSGDRTDRRAPPVRVVTTYFTAWPDASGVVQYYDDIYRKDRQLGPCAGDAITTSRSEPAAPTYEEFEVE, from the coding sequence ATGAACAGGCGATCCTTCCTCCTGAGCGCAAGCGCTCTCCTGATCCAACCGGCGGCCCAAGCCAGTGGGACCACGGCCGATGTGCTGCGCGCAGAGCTTCCAAGGGTATGCGGCCGGCGCGCCGCGGCGATCGAGGCGACGCTTGCACGCCTGGCTCGCCTGCGCCCACCAGGCTCGGGAAAGACGATCACGGTCGATATCCCGTCCCAGCAGCTTGCGACCTATGAGGACGGGCGCACGGTGATGGAAAGCCGTGTCGTGATTGGCGATGAGGGCTGGCGCACGCCAGACCTGGATACGAGCGCGACCTATGTCAGGGTGAATCCGACCTGGACAGTGCCGGAAAGTATCATCAATGCACGCCGGTGGCGCGAAAAGCTGGCCAACAACCCGCGGTATTTCGAGAGGCTCGATTTCCGGGTCGTGGCCGGCGGCCGATCGATGTCGCCGACAGAAGCCGCCGAGCGCGGGCTTCGCCCGACCAGCTTCGTCCAGCAGCCAGGTCGCAACAACGCGCTCGGAGTGGTCAAGATCGGCCTTGCGGCGGGAAACAGCGTCTACCTTCACGACACCAATGATGCTGACGCATTCGGTGAGGACGACCGCGCGCAGTCTCATGGTTGCATCCGAGTAGAGAAGGCGATGGAGCTCGCCGGCTGGGTTCTCGGTATGAGCGAAGGCGAGATCTCTCGCCTGCAGCGTTCCGGTGATCGCACCGATCGCCGGGCTCCGCCGGTTCGCGTCGTCACGACCTATTTCACAGCCTGGCCCGATGCATCCGGGGTGGTCCAGTATTACGACGACATCTACCGCAAGGACCGACAGCTCGGCCCCTGCGCCGGCGACGCCATCACCACGTCCCGTTCGGAGCCTGCAGCTCCAACCTACGAGGAATTCGAGGTCGAATGA
- a CDS encoding conserved hypothetical protein (Evidence 4 : Unknown function but conserved in other organisms), with translation MNPAIKSMRDALLTGFRLFFKTSSLGLNAVLAVVCAIVALKLWNYGAAYMINAGGWPQLNLEYGRRVIAAAGLKDRLVWWSFAWAAYVFAAGFAFLALAGARAVAWKVYAAARG, from the coding sequence ATGAACCCTGCGATCAAATCAATGCGCGATGCGCTTTTGACCGGCTTCCGCTTGTTTTTCAAAACGAGCTCGCTCGGACTGAATGCCGTCCTGGCTGTCGTCTGCGCGATCGTCGCTCTGAAGCTCTGGAACTATGGCGCGGCCTATATGATCAATGCCGGGGGCTGGCCGCAGTTGAACCTGGAATACGGGCGACGCGTCATAGCGGCCGCGGGTCTGAAGGATCGACTGGTCTGGTGGTCGTTCGCCTGGGCAGCCTATGTCTTCGCAGCCGGCTTCGCCTTCCTTGCGCTCGCTGGCGCGCGGGCGGTGGCGTGGAAGGTTTACGCAGCCGCGCGAGGCTGA
- a CDS encoding hypothetical protein (Evidence 5 : Unknown function) encodes MKAKPQKIFTRSGEILVEGTAATLKAFVEAIVRDGRSLAGADLANRDLAGLNLDGVDFDGADLEDADLRGSSMRYGSLAGACLKGALCQGMNAERARFHNVVLGRTERGATRFDGARLAFSEFDGAQLDGAIFDDAGLSRASFAFSSGKRTSFKRARLRDTMFTSAKLINPDLSEADLRASTRLSPEQQPDRTAGAMVIQGRYAKAMMDETGTPAFQRDHRWSRASHVAAWTAARSTPIRTMS; translated from the coding sequence GTGAAGGCCAAACCGCAGAAGATTTTCACCCGGTCCGGAGAGATCCTGGTCGAAGGCACGGCGGCCACGCTGAAAGCGTTCGTCGAGGCCATCGTTCGAGACGGAAGGTCGCTCGCAGGCGCGGATCTCGCGAACCGAGACCTTGCTGGGCTGAATCTCGATGGCGTGGATTTCGACGGCGCCGATCTGGAGGACGCCGACCTGCGGGGATCCTCGATGCGCTATGGCTCCCTCGCCGGAGCCTGCCTCAAGGGGGCGCTCTGCCAGGGCATGAACGCGGAACGCGCCCGCTTTCACAATGTGGTCCTCGGTCGGACCGAGAGGGGCGCCACCCGCTTCGATGGTGCCAGGCTGGCATTCTCCGAATTCGACGGCGCACAGCTCGATGGGGCGATCTTCGACGACGCGGGGCTTTCGCGCGCTTCCTTCGCCTTCAGCTCGGGCAAGCGGACCTCATTCAAACGAGCGAGGCTTCGGGACACGATGTTCACCTCGGCCAAGCTGATCAATCCGGATCTCTCCGAAGCGGACCTGCGCGCTTCGACAAGGCTCTCTCCTGAACAGCAGCCGGACCGCACGGCCGGCGCAATGGTGATCCAGGGACGTTACGCGAAGGCTATGATGGATGAGACCGGTACGCCGGCCTTCCAGCGCGATCATCGGTGGAGCCGGGCCTCTCACGTCGCAGCTTGGACGGCAGCGCGATCAACACCCATCCGCACCATGTCGTAA
- a CDS encoding hypothetical protein (Evidence 5 : Unknown function), whose amino-acid sequence MRIRLPFAYEHDRWSEYSRNVTRRNFRSFVEVEIAEVPDLSHRIAIDGNIEPYHSWNGRLYRRWQYVGGGPLAGVTAQRCIDELPGGEGAPDPARFPALPHMRTARFRFQNAIDFDCDRRDDPGYHPRTRDAFDVRSEEARAFYPNALVSSEGWLWVEAEEPVLDVRAMDDQGRRLIGNVTPPNFWFAGYQFRLDRREHAREFIERELRERYLELGQDVEFDPTVLRRRDQQQVAICILASAGRRLERSDTLAGMHWGDPRRVRTGMQEAWERVTTILYKRQQLDPRMRTTIRRWLFENV is encoded by the coding sequence ATGCGGATTCGACTACCGTTCGCGTACGAGCACGACCGATGGAGCGAATATTCTCGCAATGTGACCAGGCGGAATTTCCGGAGCTTCGTTGAGGTCGAGATCGCAGAGGTGCCTGACCTGAGCCACCGGATCGCGATTGATGGGAACATCGAGCCGTATCACTCCTGGAACGGGCGCCTCTACCGGCGCTGGCAATATGTCGGAGGAGGCCCGCTGGCCGGGGTGACTGCGCAGCGGTGCATCGACGAGTTGCCGGGTGGAGAGGGCGCTCCGGACCCGGCGCGGTTTCCAGCGCTCCCCCATATGCGAACAGCGCGGTTTCGATTTCAGAATGCCATAGACTTCGATTGTGATCGCCGGGACGACCCGGGTTATCACCCGCGCACGCGTGACGCCTTCGATGTTCGATCGGAGGAGGCCAGGGCATTCTATCCGAACGCGCTCGTGAGCTCCGAGGGATGGCTTTGGGTCGAGGCTGAGGAGCCGGTGCTTGATGTGCGGGCGATGGACGATCAGGGACGGCGTCTTATTGGCAATGTCACCCCGCCGAACTTCTGGTTTGCGGGATATCAGTTCCGGCTGGACCGGCGTGAACATGCGCGCGAGTTCATCGAAAGGGAGTTGCGCGAAAGGTATCTGGAGCTCGGTCAGGACGTCGAATTCGACCCGACGGTCCTTCGAAGGAGGGATCAGCAGCAAGTAGCCATCTGCATTTTGGCCAGCGCGGGGCGCAGGCTTGAGCGATCCGATACGTTAGCTGGGATGCATTGGGGCGATCCTCGAAGGGTTCGAACCGGCATGCAGGAGGCGTGGGAACGGGTGACGACGATTTTGTACAAGAGGCAGCAGCTTGATCCGCGCATGAGAACGACGATCAGGCGTTGGCTCTTTGAGAACGTGTAA
- a CDS encoding VOC family protein: protein MTIKRMDNVGIVVEDLEAAIGFFRALGLEFEGQATIEGEWAGRITGLGDQHVEIAMMRTPDGHSRLELSRFIKPQVEADHRKAPVNALGYLRVMFAVDDLDATLEKIRPLGAQLVGEIVRYQDAYLLCYIRGPEGLLIGLAQELGAKPPAQSSIERDRSQDQAKRSPASNAL from the coding sequence ATGACGATCAAGCGGATGGATAACGTCGGAATTGTCGTCGAGGACCTGGAAGCGGCAATTGGATTCTTTCGTGCACTCGGCCTCGAATTCGAAGGGCAGGCTACGATCGAAGGCGAATGGGCAGGGCGCATCACCGGATTGGGCGACCAGCATGTCGAGATCGCTATGATGCGCACACCCGACGGCCATAGCCGGCTCGAACTCTCCCGCTTTATCAAGCCACAGGTCGAGGCTGATCACCGGAAAGCACCGGTCAACGCATTGGGCTACCTGCGGGTAATGTTTGCCGTAGATGATCTCGACGCCACGCTTGAGAAAATCCGCCCACTTGGCGCACAGCTTGTAGGCGAGATCGTCCGATATCAGGACGCCTATCTGCTTTGCTACATCCGCGGCCCGGAAGGTCTCCTCATTGGGCTAGCTCAGGAACTTGGAGCCAAGCCGCCAGCTCAGAGCTCGATTGAACGGGATAGGAGCCAGGATCAGGCTAAGCGCTCACCCGCCTCGAACGCCCTTTGA
- a CDS encoding hypothetical protein (Evidence 5 : Unknown function), translating into MLAIETANLDVERGVVGDRYTRPAGSRQVTLIQAEHLAAIASHLGLAEVSPNDLRRNVLTRGINLVALKEKRFRIGSAILETTGECHPCSRMEEILGTGGYNAVRGLGGITARIVESGTVRLEDDLVALSARSLC; encoded by the coding sequence ATGCTGGCGATCGAGACTGCCAACCTCGATGTTGAGAGAGGGGTTGTCGGCGATCGTTACACCCGCCCGGCCGGCAGCCGTCAGGTCACCTTGATTCAAGCCGAGCACCTGGCAGCAATCGCCAGCCACCTGGGCCTCGCAGAAGTTTCTCCAAATGATCTACGCCGCAACGTCCTTACCCGCGGCATCAACCTCGTCGCCCTCAAGGAAAAGCGTTTCAGGATTGGCTCCGCTATCCTGGAAACCACGGGCGAATGTCATCCCTGCTCCCGAATGGAAGAGATCCTGGGTACCGGCGGATACAACGCCGTCCGCGGTCTCGGCGGCATCACAGCTCGCATCGTCGAGAGCGGTACGGTTCGCCTCGAGGACGACCTGGTCGCACTTTCCGCTCGATCGCTGTGCTGA